GCGATCGAGAGCCCCGTATTAGAGCCATTCCCCCCAATCAGCGCCGAATAGATGAGTCCGGTTCCCGTAGGATTCAACTTGGTAACGAAAGCCCGGTTAGTCCCTAAAGGTGTGACAAACGATCCGGATGTCGTTGGGAAATCGGGGGAACTCGATGATCCGGTGACATAAGCATTCCCCGCCGTATCGATCGTGACGTCAAAAATAACATCATTCAAGCTGGCTCCCAATATAGTTCCATACACGAGCGCGCTTCCCGTAGGGTTCAGCTTCACGACAAATCCGTCGACATCGCCTTGAAGGGTTGTTTGAAACGCTCCTGGCGTTGTCGGGAAGTCCGAAGCCACCGTCTGGCCGGCGACGTAAGCATTGCCCGAATCGTCCACAGCAATGCCGTTGGCGTCCGTTGTATCCAGGGTACCGCCCAGGTAGGTCGAATAAATCAATCCCGTTCCGTCGACATTCAATTTCGTCACGAACGAAGTTGAAATGGATGAAGGGTTGGATGTCTGGAAAGCATCCGCGGTCACTGGAAAATCAGCAGAACTCGTGCGACCGGCCACATAGGCGCTTCCGGAAAGATCGACGGCGATGCCGAATCCTTCATCTCCTCCGGAGCCTCCCAAATAAGTGGAATATACAAGCGTACCGCCATCAGGGCTCAATTTCGTTACAACCGCATTACTGCTAGTGAAGACGGCCGTTGTTTGAAACGCACCGGGGGTTGTCGGATAATCGCTGGAAAAAGTGGTACCGGTAATGTACGCATTCCCAGCGAAGTCAATGGCAATGCTTCTGCCCGTATCCGAAGCACTTCCTCCGATGAAGGTAGAATAGATTAAACTTGTCCCCGAAGCATCGATCTTGCTGACAAAGAAGTCAGCCGTGCCTTGAAACGTCGTCTGGAAAGCCCCAGGTGTCACGGGGAAATTGGCCGAAGTCGTGATGCCTGTCACATAAGCCTGCTCGAAATCATCGACCACGATGTCCAGGCCTTCTTCCGTTTCCGTGCCGCCAAGATAAGTCGAATACAAGATGACCGGATCAATCACCAAGGGCAGTTCACGATCATAAGCTTCGGTCATTTCAAACCCGATCTGATTACGGCCTTCCAGTCCGGATTTCACTACATACCGGCACCCCAATTCCTTACGTACGCCGTCTACTTCCTGGTAGGCGATAGGTTTTTGATCCATAAGCGTGCCATAGGGCGTGATTAGGAGCAGATTGCCTTCCTCGTCGATCTTGATCTCGTCAGATCCGTCGCATACCAGCTGAATATCCTCCACCCTTGCACCCGGGTTCAGAAGCCAATCAAACTTGAGCTTACCGCCACTCCCTTGGATCACGGCGTCGATACCAGGCCATAACTCCCGGTATGCAACTCCGCGATACGTATCGACGTGCGTAATATGGCGCTTCGGATCATTGCCGCGAAAATAATGAAACTTGCCTTCTTCCTTCGACATGCCTTCCAGTCTGGAAGCCTTCCCCGGGATATCGAAACGCCACACCAGTACAACGCCGTTTGTTGTTCGCTCTGCTTCCGTGGAAACGGGCTTATACAGCGTCAGCGAGATCCGATCCGCTTCGAACGAACAGCGAAAACCCGAATCTTGTGCGAAATAAAGCGTGTTTGGGTCGAATTGACCGACATTTTGCGTGAACAAGAGCGGCAGCTCCCCGTAGGGAAGAATGCTTTTTCTTGAACTGGATTCCAATACGCTCAACGAAACTATCTCCTCTCAAGACATTTATCATTAGGGTATGAATGTCCTGTCTGAAAGGTTCGATGGAAGAATGCGGGAAATGACGTAAATGAAAAACGCGCCTAATGGGGCGCGTCGTAAGGCAGGTGTTCTTCTACCAGCTGGCTTGAAATTTATGAAATGGATTGATATTGCATTACATTACATATTTGACAATCAACCAACAGAGCAGAGCCATAAACCAGGAGACAAAACCGAAAATCATCACGATTTTGTTCTCGCTCCAGCCGTATTTGAGACTGAAGTGGAAATGGATCGGTGCCATTCGGAACAGACGCAGCTTGGTGCGTTTGTAGTACCATACCTGCAGGATAACCGAGAGCTGCTCAGCCAAATAGATAACGAACAGAAGCGGAATCAGAATTTCGACCTTCTCGATGACCGCTAAGAATGATAGGGAGCCGCCAATGGCGAGAGATCCCGTATCGCCCATGAAAGCCCGGGCTGGATGAATATTGTAGAGCAGCAAGCCGAGCAGGCAGCCGACCATGACCAGCGAGAACATTTGCACTTCCGGTTTGTCGGAGATTAAAAAGAAGAAAAAATAAGTAGGTATAGCTACATTGATTAACAGTCCGTCCAATCCGTCGGTAAAGTTAATGGCATTCGCCGAACCCACAATGAATAACAGCATGATAATGACGTACACGCTTACCGGCAAATGGAGCTGGAACCCGTTGAAGAGTCGGATATCACTTGTCAGTGAAAAGGAATGGAACAGCACATACAGTAATGCGCCGGTAAACAGGAACTGAAATACAAGCTTCATGCGACCGGAGATTCCGGACGGGTCCTGCCACGCAGCTTTCTTGAAGTCATCCATAAACCCGATCGAGCTGAACAAGAGGAAGGTCGAGCATAAAAAAACGGTAAGCGGCGTAGGTTGAAATTGCAGTGAAATGGCAACGCCAATCAGCAATATAAGACCTGCCATTAACGGCGTCCCGCGTTTGGCCTGATGATCGGGAGGCAGCTCGCTCCGGATTGGCTGCGTAAGCTTTAACGTGCGCAAGCCCCAGATAAGCAGCGGCGTGAACAGTGTCACCAGCAAGAACGATAGTCCGGATACGCCCAGAATTCCATTCATCTTATACACATCTCTTTCTATCGATTTCGTGTTAGTACATTGTATTTCGATGAAATGGACAAATATTCCTTCTGATTTACGAAGTTAGCAAAAAGAGTAACGTATCCTATTCTCGACGGAGAGGCGCTACTCTTTTTTAATATTCTAGAATTGATAAGGTCCGTTAATGGACAAGCGTAATGCCATGGCCGTCATTTCCCGTGGAGTGTAGGGATATCCCTGCAACATCCACCACAAGATGGTCTCGTGAAATGCACCTGTCATAAAGTTGATCACCACGTCGGACGGAACGCTGATCTCAGCGCCTGTTTCAATGGAAGCTTCAAGCCCAACCTTTACAAAATGGTATAGCGTAGCTTTGAAATAACGCGTAAACGGCGTGTCCGGATGGATTAAAATGAAGGCTTCGTAAAACTGCCGATTCTCCAGCACGTGGTTGAATAAAGCGACCATATTGGAAGGCAGTTCATCATAATCAACTTCTTGAAGTGATATTTTTTTCTCGATCACGATGCGGTGTTCCAAATCTTCCATTGTCTCCTTGGACATAACCTCCATTAACTCGCCTACACTGCTAAAATGCTTGTAGAAGGTAGGCCGTGTCACTTGTGCCTCGGCACATAGATCCGTAATGGATATGGGATCGATTCGGGAAGCCATCATGTGAAGGAGAGCGTTTTTTATTTTTTGCAGGGTTCTGATTTCTCTCGGATCTAACGCCGGTTTCATGACGATAGGTCCACTCCTTCGCAGTTCCACAATAAGTATTTCTCTATTATACAAAATACTATCATGTAATGAATCTGGGTAGGAGCTAATGAAGTAGCCATTGCTGCCTGAATTATGGTTTAATCTATATAATGACTACAACAATTTTAATCCCCTAAGCGTAACAATATTGCATTGAATGCGGTTAGATCATAAAGGATGAACAGCACCGAAAGTACCGGGAGCTTACAACGTCGATGACGGCGATTGTGAGCTCTTTTTGCTTTCCAATAATTAGGTTGCTGCTATAATGAGAGGGTGATTCCTTTTACACCCGAATCCATTCAACAGTTGCAAACACTTTTTGAAGGAACGAAGATTTATGTTGATAGCATGTTGATGAAAGAGTGCAGCTTGTTTACCAATGAAGTTCATATGCTGGATCATATTCCAATCTATTCATGGAATGAGTCCATAAAAAGGTCTTTCGTTCATGCACTGCAGCTTCGAGGTTATAGTAAAAAAACGTTAAAAGCTTATTGTAGTCAAGTCCATCGATTTCATGCTTTTGTACAGCAGCAAAATAATGGGATGGGTCACGAGAAAATGATTCAGAGTTATTCCTTACACTTACTTCATAGGAAATCTTCCCATTCCTATGTTAATCAAGCGCTTAGCGCGATCAAATTCTTTGCTCAAAAAGTACTATTGCATGATGAAGCAGTCTCTTATGTTCGCCCTAAGAAAGAAAAGAAGTTGCCGAATGTTCTATCGATGAACGAAGTTGATGTTGATCTTAAAAGCACTCCATAATTTAAAACATCGTGCGATCCTATACCTTACCTATTCCTCAGGGTTACGGGTAGGGGAAGTGGTCCGGTTGAAAACTCAAGACATTGATTTCGAGCGAAAAACGCTTCGAGTTTCTCAAGGCAAAGGTCGAAAGGACCGTCTTACCCTATTATCCGATACAGCTATGGATATTGTTCAACCGTATTTACAACAAGAAAAGCCCGAGAAATGGATGTTCCCAGGTCAACACCCAGAGCGACATATAACTGAACGAAGGGTTCAAAAAAGTGTTCGAACAAGCACGTACTGCCTCTGGAATCCAGAAAAAGGTTAGCATTCACGCCTTACGCCATTCATTCGCTACACATCTATTGAAGGTGGAATTGACATTCGCTACATTCAAGAGTTGCTCGGTCATCAAAGTGTACGCACCACCGAAAAGTACACACATGTGAGTGTGAAGGACATAAGAAGGATTAAAAGTCCGTTAGACCAATTGGAAGAGGAGTCGTAAACTTGGTTGTTGAAGGTGTGTTCACGAAGTTCGTAAACACCCCAAGAGATGATATTTTTGCGAAGTACGTGAATAAGACGTTAGCTGAAATTGCTGTAATAAGAAATAAATAAGAGGTGCGGACAAATGGAGGAGATTAGTCCTAAGTGTGCTGACAAAGAATCAATTGAAAGTCTCATAAAGAAATTACATTTACCGTCACTTACTCCGTTTTCGCAGGACTGGGAATATACGTCGGCTGATTCTTCGAGAGTAAATGAATTTATTACATTTTATGAGAATAATAAATTAAACAACAAAGAGAAATTTACGCTGATGATAGTTATAATATCTTCTTTTGATGATTATCTTTCCGAGGGAATAGGAACGGAAGACATCAAAATTTGGGATCGAATAAAACAAAATATACTTAAAGACTATAAATTACATATCAATACCATTATCTATTGGGCACTAGAAGAGAACGACCTAGAGGATTGTTTTGCAGTCACACCTTATATACGAGAGATCTTAGAACAAAAGAGCATGTAACTAACAACAAACAAATATCACTCGAGCATCTCAATGAAGTCAGCAACTCCAGCTAACACCGTATTCACGCAGTAGACCTGACGGCCCTTGGTCTGCAGAGGCTTTTCGGGGAAGCGGAATCAGCAGACAACCCTGCACTGGCTAAGTCCGTCGGACCCGGGGCTTGCGCCCTTTAAGCCAGTGAGGGCTCGTGAATACAAGAGACGTTATGTGAAACTACTGAAATAAATTTAAAAAGGTGTCCTGATGACAAACATTGAAAAAATTAAGGCATTTCTATCTATAAAAAATTTTCTGAGTTTGAAAGATCAAGAATATTTAATTGAGAAACTAGAATTATCTGAAATTGACCTGACTAAACGCCTAAAAGGTAAAGAAACAGAGATCGAGTTGTATCTTATATTACATATGCTAGGTGTATGCAATCATATTTTAGCATTTGATGAAGGAACCTCTGTTTTGACGGGATCATATTCTCCAGACGCGATCATTGAACTGAAAAACGGATATAGATTTTTCATGGAAATTAAAAGTACGGATGACCAAATATTCAAAAACAGCATGGGGAATCTTGAAAAGCGCATTAACTTTGCGAACTCTTTTGGATTGCCATTGTTCTTTGCAATAAAGTTAAGCGGATATTGGTCTCTTTATAATGCTGATTATTTAGTTTCAAAGAACGGACGTATTAGCCTCGTCGATGATTTCCATGACTCTGAGTTTTATACTATGTTCGAAAGCCATATGATTACTTTTCCTAATGGTTTTAAAGCTATTAGAAGGTACAAGAAAACAGAGGTAGAGGATTATATTTCAAAGCACGATGATTACGGATATATGATCAATTATGAATTGTTTTTCGATGAAAAGTTAGTATTTTCTTTTAATTCTAAAAGCGAAAAAGTGTTTTACTACTTTATTTTAGAGTCCTTAAACGACGCTATGTTGATGCAGGTAAAAGAAATCAATGAGTTAGGAAACGAAGAAATTGTAGAAATACTTCAACTAGAGTCAGATGTACTTTTATCTACTCATGGGATGTTATTAAGTCCTATCTTTCATCTGAAGCATCATTATGACTTTATGTACGATTCGACTACCTACTTTCAAGACATACTAAATAATGCGCCAACGCATCTTACTAAAGATATAATTTTTGCTCTCTTGTTAGAACTTATGCAAAATCACGTACCAATTAAGATGTTTACAAATAAGGAAGTATGACATGTGGCATGTGTTAGTTATTTCAAAGGAGACAGTAGCTTCACACATAATATTCACGCTGTGGACATACGTCCTTGGTCCGGCATGCGCCGGACACCCAGCATGCGCTGGGTCGTGAATACAGGAACGTTATCTGAAAGCATGGCAAAACCAATTTGGGCGGTGAAGTGATGGTGTTAGCAGTTCGAAAATATCGAGAAACCGATCATGAACGAGTAATGCATTTACACATTGAAGGACTTAGACAGCACAATGCAAGCATCGGTGACCCGAGTATGGATAAGGATATGCAAAACATTTTGACAACATATATTGACAATGATGGTGATTTCTTAGTTGGAATACATGATAGCATGATCGTATGCATGGGCGCATACCGTAAACGAGAATATTTGACCGCAGAAGTTAAGAGAATAAGAGTAGATAGTGCTTATCAAAGGCGAGGATATGGTCAAGATATATTGACTGCGTTAGAGAAGTCGGCCAAGCAAAAGGGATATGGAGAATTATTTTGGATACAACCATTAAAAACTAGATTTCAACTTATAAATTTAAAATTTATGTTAAATTAATTGTATTGTTAGTGAGTTTGAATGATTTAAACAAAAATCAAATTTGATAAATATATAAGTTCTATAAGTGTTGTAATACTTTTACCCTGTTATTCAAAAAGTACTGGTTTAAGATAATAGAAACAATTAACAAAGGCGATTGAAAAATGAAAGTCAATTATCAATCGAAACTTAAAATTCCCTTTAAATCCAACTTAGAATTCTAATCTAAATATTGAATTTTATACTTTTAACACAGTAACTAAGAAATTAAAATGAAAGAAGGAAGCGGGTTGAATACTCACTTACTAATAGAATATTTGAATGAAAATGGCACGCGATGGAGTAGTATAAGCAATAATTCTATAGAATTACCATTTGAAGTGAAGCCATATGAGTATATTTCTTTTGCAGAAAAAGATTTAGAATTAAATGATACTAGAGGTCGCATAAATGCATTATCCAATACTAAAAGAGCTTTAGACTGTCAAATTGATTCTTTAATATACGCTTTCGGACTACATAATTTACCTAAGAAAAAACTGCGAAATATTCCTTGCAAGTTCGATCTGATTAAAGAGCTTGGAATAATTGCTCCAAGAGTTTTGTCAAAAATTAATAGTGTTAGAAACTTAGTGGAACATGAATTTGTTAGGCCAAGCCAAGAACAAGTAGAAGACTTTTATGACATAGTACATCTTTTTTTGTTAAGTACAGAAAAGTATATTTTGAATTTTCCTCATTTTTGTCAATTGGAAAATGATGAAAGAGAAGAATGGTTGAGTTTTGATTACGATAGAAAAGAAGGTTTTATTGAGTTTTCAGTTCATAGTAACGACGATAAGAAAGTTATTAAAATATATTCTTCAGATGAAAATTATATTACAGTGTATGCATCTTTTATAAAAGTAGCTTTAAATTACAAGTGAAAATAAAAAAAGTGCAGATTCGACGTTTTTTTACTCGATGTAACGAAATGAGAAGGCTAGAGAAAATCTATTCAAAGATTTTTTTAAAGAAACAAAAAAGCAGACATTTAAGAAAATGAATAGGATTGAACATTAAGAGAATTGGTAAGGGCACAGGCAGCATATAACAATATATTCACGCTGCGAGCATTCGCTCTTGGTCCAACATTCGTCGGACACCCGGCATACTCCGGGTCGTGAATATAGAAACGTTATCAGATATCAAATACAAGGAGTAAAAAAATGAATAAAAACACATTTCAAGACTTATTACCAGAGACTCTTTATGAAAGTATAAAAACTAAGAGCTGTGGTTTTTTTGTTGGCGCTGGAGTGAGCAGTCTAAAACCAACAAATTTACCAAGCTGGAGAAACCTACTAATTCAATTCCTTGAATATGCAAAGTCAAACCAGAAATTAGAAGAACAGACACTATAAGAACTTGATAATGCTTTAGTATTAGGACAGTATTTAGAGATTGCTGAGTTTTTACAGGGAAGTTTAAAAGAAGATTACATAAGATTTTTAAGGGGGATTTTTGATAATGAAACTCTGAACATAAATAGAAATCATGAGTTATTGGCTTCATTAGAATGTCCATTAATCATTACTACAAATTATGACAATCTTCTTGAAAAAGCTATGATTGTTCAAAGCTATAATCCGATTTCATCAACTGCAATTAATGTTGATTTACTTGAACAAATTCATAAGATATCTCCTCGCAAAAAGATTCTAAAGATTCATGGTGATATAAACAACAGAGAAAGTTTAGTTCTTTCAGAAACGGATTACTTAAAGATACAAAATAATAAAATGTTAGATATTGTTCTTCGTAGCTTCTTTCATAGAATTTCTTTTATTTTTATAGGTTGCAGCATGAAAGATCCAGATGTATTAATTTTTTTGAAACAAATAAAATCAATATTTGAAGGATTTACTCCTACACATTATGCATTAATAAGAAAAAGTGAAGTAAGTGAGTTAGATAAATATATTTATAAAAATATATATAATATTGAATTCCTACTAATAGATGATTATGAAGAAGTTACACAATTTCTAGAATTGTCTCTTAAATTACAAAAAGAACAGAACAACTCTAATAATCAAGAACTTATATTAAATGAACATTCTCAATTAAATTATTATGAATTCTGTTTAGACCAGTTTGAATACTATCATGATATCGAAATGAAGGATTATTATTTTGATTCAGAAACTGATTATAGAAATATAAATCTGGACGATGACATTAAGATGTATCAATTTATATCGAATGTTTTAGAAGACTTTAAATCTATGGAACTTAATAAACTCCCATTGTTTCCACACGATGACCTGATTAATGTTGATAAATATATTAAAAGTACCTTAGATAATGTCATTTCATTGCCTAAAGTAAGAAAAAAACAATTAGAAATCTTTGTAATGAAATAAATGAAGCAAATGATCATCTTGGATTTTTTGTAAAAAAATTGAAAGGATATATCAGATTGAGAAGAGTTCAACTTAGCAATGAAATTAATTCAACAGATTTAAATAGACTAATGTTAGAAAATTATCAAAAAAATTATTTTAAATTGTAACCAAGAAGGTCATATGACTTCTGATAACATAATATTCAAGCAGCGGCTCCTAATGAAGCCTTGGTCTGTTGGAGGGATTATCGGGGAAGCAGATTCAGCAGACACATCCGACTGCGTTGGACGTCATGAATACAGAAACGTCAGCCTAAATAAGAGAGGGAAAGAGTGGGATAGATGATTCAAAGTAGATATTTATTTATATCTCGTGAAGGCAAAGTTGTAAAGATCGCTCGGCCTAAAGATCATAAGTATAAATCTGTTCCTCAATTAGCAGGTGAGGACGTACTTGAGGTGATCTTATATTACAGGAATAAAGATAGGAAGCCGCATAAACTGCTTATGGTAGAATTTGATAGATTCCATTTGGATTCTCACGGAAATTATGAACAGACAGAAGAAGATAGAAAAAGAGCTTTTCATAATTTTCTTTCTTTTGGGATGGCTAATTTGCTTGAAGGAATAGAAGTAGAAGATAAGCCGCTACCTATACCTGTTGCTCCGATAATTCCGACAACTGCTGAGAAAAGATCATTATACAATTACATAAATGAGAAATTACCCAGTTTTTCAGATGATGCTCCCTACGTAGTAGAAAGTAAAATTGAAGCTTCTAGAGAGAAGTATGAAGAGTTTAAAAGCATGGCAAAGAAATCAAAAAAGCTGCCTAAGTAGTTCGAAGAAGAAGCTGACATCACATAACATAATATTCACGCTGCGGGCATTCGCTGGGTCGTGAATACGGGGACGTTATAAGAAATCCCACAAAATCAAACGACTATACTAATAGGGAGGAAGAGCAAAATAGAATCCTTAATAAATCTTAGAAAAATCAAAATGGATGATTATGAGACGGTTTTAGCATGGAGTAGGAATGAACTGTTCTGCTCATCAAATGGATGGGAACAGAACAGGGATGAAAAAGAGGTATATCGATGGTGGGAAGCTTGCGTTAATACACCCTTAGATGATTTTGTACGAAAAGGGATTGAATATAAACATGAACTAATTGGCTATACGGATCTGGCTTACATAAAAGATCAGACAGCAGAGTTAGGAATTGCAATAGGTGCAAGCCATTATTGGGGTAAAGGTATAGGGTCTGAAGCAGGCAGAAGAATGATGGAATACGGATTAGATGAGTTTGGAATAACCATATATTACGCAGAAACAAATGAGTATAATATGGCATCTAGAAGAATGCTGGAAAAGTTAGGTTACAAAGAAACAGGAAGAGAAGGACAAGAAGAGTACAGAGGCAAAGAAGGTCAACTAATACATTATGAATATAAAGTAGCAAACTACAAGAATGTATAGCCATTCAAAGAAGCATTTGAGAAAGATGAAGTAGCATACGAGCTTTTCAGAACTTATCGTATCCAGAAAGATCAAAATTCATATATGGAATAAGCCACTTTAAAAATCCAGAGACAAGAAGAAAGAACATAGAGAAGAGATTGATAGAACTTAAGAGGTAAGTACGGGATCAGCTCCAAAGGCGGGGACATCTTATAACAGAGTATCTACGCTGCGGGCATACGCCCTTGGTTCGCAAGATGAGGTAGGCAGTGGAGTGAATTCAGCTCACAACCTTGCGAGGCTAAGTCCGACGGACTCGGTACAAAGATGAATTATAAATTAATTGCAATCCAGGTTGGTGAGCTAATTAAATGGAATTCATCAGTCAACGAAATAAATAGAATTGCAAATGCTATTTTTAATTTTGAGAAGCAGAATATTACTATAGATTCAATAACGTCTCAAAGAGCTCAACTAATTTATGACTGGATTATGACTCTTGCAACTAAAAGTATGATAAATGATGAAAGAAATAAACTGCTTATTCAATTTTGTCGAGAGTTAGTTGGAGATGATAATTCAGATAAGTTAGTTGATATACTATCCAATAATGGGGTTCCGTATAATTTAGTTTATAAGGATGAATTAGATAAGTTCTTACAAAGAGAATTCCATGGTGAAGTAGTAAAGCATTGTAAGGAGTTGTTCTTGAAAGGAAACTACTTTCATGCTGTATTTGAAGCAGTAAAGGCTTACAACTTTGCAGTTAAGGAAAAATCTATGAGTGAAAA
This Paenibacillus sp. JZ16 DNA region includes the following protein-coding sequences:
- the mraY gene encoding phospho-N-acetylmuramoyl-pentapeptide-transferase, whose translation is MNGILGVSGLSFLLVTLFTPLLIWGLRTLKLTQPIRSELPPDHQAKRGTPLMAGLILLIGVAISLQFQPTPLTVFLCSTFLLFSSIGFMDDFKKAAWQDPSGISGRMKLVFQFLFTGALLYVLFHSFSLTSDIRLFNGFQLHLPVSVYVIIMLLFIVGSANAINFTDGLDGLLINVAIPTYFFFFLISDKPEVQMFSLVMVGCLLGLLLYNIHPARAFMGDTGSLAIGGSLSFLAVIEKVEILIPLLFVIYLAEQLSVILQVWYYKRTKLRLFRMAPIHFHFSLKYGWSENKIVMIFGFVSWFMALLCWLIVKYVM
- a CDS encoding TetR/AcrR family transcriptional regulator, giving the protein MKPALDPREIRTLQKIKNALLHMMASRIDPISITDLCAEAQVTRPTFYKHFSSVGELMEVMSKETMEDLEHRIVIEKKISLQEVDYDELPSNMVALFNHVLENRQFYEAFILIHPDTPFTRYFKATLYHFVKVGLEASIETGAEISVPSDVVINFMTGAFHETILWWMLQGYPYTPREMTAMALRLSINGPYQF
- a CDS encoding phage integrase N-terminal SAM-like domain-containing protein, with amino-acid sequence MLMKECSLFTNEVHMLDHIPIYSWNESIKRSFVHALQLRGYSKKTLKAYCSQVHRFHAFVQQQNNGMGHEKMIQSYSLHLLHRKSSHSYVNQALSAIKFFAQKVLLHDEAVSYVRPKKEKKLPNVLSMNEVDVDLKSTP
- a CDS encoding tyrosine-type recombinase/integrase, yielding MLILKALHNLKHRAILYLTYSSGLRVGEVVRLKTQDIDFERKTLRVSQGKGRKDRLTLLSDTAMDIVQPYLQQEKPEKWMFPGQHPERHITERRVQKSVRTSTYCLWNPEKG
- a CDS encoding GNAT family N-acetyltransferase, coding for MGGEVMVLAVRKYRETDHERVMHLHIEGLRQHNASIGDPSMDKDMQNILTTYIDNDGDFLVGIHDSMIVCMGAYRKREYLTAEVKRIRVDSAYQRRGYGQDILTALEKSAKQKGYGELFWIQPLKTRFQLINLKFMLN
- a CDS encoding SIR2 family NAD-dependent protein deacylase codes for the protein MASLECPLIITTNYDNLLEKAMIVQSYNPISSTAINVDLLEQIHKISPRKKILKIHGDINNRESLVLSETDYLKIQNNKMLDIVLRSFFHRISFIFIGCSMKDPDVLIFLKQIKSIFEGFTPTHYALIRKSEVSELDKYIYKNIYNIEFLLIDDYEEVTQFLELSLKLQKEQNNSNNQELILNEHSQLNYYEFCLDQFEYYHDIEMKDYYFDSETDYRNINLDDDIKMYQFISNVLEDFKSMELNKLPLFPHDDLINVDKYIKSTLDNVISLPKVRKKQLEIFVMK
- a CDS encoding GNAT family N-acetyltransferase, with product MKMDDYETVLAWSRNELFCSSNGWEQNRDEKEVYRWWEACVNTPLDDFVRKGIEYKHELIGYTDLAYIKDQTAELGIAIGASHYWGKGIGSEAGRRMMEYGLDEFGITIYYAETNEYNMASRRMLEKLGYKETGREGQEEYRGKEGQLIHYEYKVANYKNV
- a CDS encoding YdeI/OmpD-associated family protein, whose product is MRAFQNLSYPERSKFIYGISHFKNPETRRKNIEKRLIELKR
- a CDS encoding TIGR02391 family protein, which translates into the protein MNYKLIAIQVGELIKWNSSVNEINRIANAIFNFEKQNITIDSITSQRAQLIYDWIMTLATKSMINDERNKLLIQFCRELVGDDNSDKLVDILSNNGVPYNLVYKDELDKFLQREFHGEVVKHCKELFLKGNYFHAVFEAVKAYNFAVKEKSMSEKDGFNLMMDVFSTNSGVLKITKCVTETDRNVQDGIKFFSSGLMQAIRNPTAHEPALSWPISKQDCSDILSFISFLFRQLDKAQYFKSV